The region GCGAACACCACCAACAGGGCAGAGACCACGTTGGCGACGATCAGCAGGGCAAGCAGCAGACGCATCATGCTGCGCCTCCCTGAGCGCCGTCTCCCAGCTTCTCGGCCACCCGCAGCACCGCGCTGCGCGCACGCGGGTTGCTCGCGGTCTCTTCGTCGAAGGCCTTCTGCGCACCGCCGATCGCCAGCAGGGTCGGGGTGAACGCCAGCTCGATCGGCATGCGCCGGTTGGCCGGCGGCGCCTTCGAGTGGCGGGCGATGAACTGCTTGACGATGCGGTCTTCGAGCGAGTGGAAGCTGATCACCGCCAGGCGGCCGCCGGGCTTGAGGCGGGCCAGCGCGGCGTCGAGGCCGGCTTCTAGATCGGCCAGTTCGCGGTTGATGAAGATGCGGATCGCCTGGAAGCTGCGGGTCGCCGGGTGGATCTTGTTGTCGCCGCGCGGCATCACCGAGGCGATCAGATCAGCCAACTGGGCGGTGCGCAGCAAGGGCTGCTCGCTGCGGCGGGCGACGATGGTGCGGGCGATCTTGCGGCTCTGGCGCTCTTCGCCATAGGTCCACAGCACGTCGGCGATCTCTTTCTCCGACGCCGTGGCCAGCCACTGCGCCGCGCTCTGGCCGCTGTCCGGGTCCATGCGCATGTCGAGCGGACCGTCCTTGCCGAAGCTGAAGCCGCGCTCGGCGACGTCGAGCTGCGGCGAGGACACGCCCAGGTCCAGCAACACGCCGTCGAGACCGGCGGCGGTTTCGTCCCAGTGGGCCAGGTCGGCGAAGCTGCCGCGATAGATCGACACGCGCGGATCGCCACCGAACTCGCGTTCGGCCACGGCGATCGCTTCCGGGTCCTTGTCCATCACCAGCAGCCGGCCTCGCGCTTGCAAAAGCTCAAGTACGCCGCGGGCATGCCCGCCGCGTCCGAACGTGCCGTCGAGATAGGCACCGTCCCCGAGCACCCGCAGGCCATCCAGCGCCTGCCGGTACATCACGGGAAGGTGGCCGGATCGCGCGTGCGTGCGTTCCATGCCACCGCCCGTCATAGCTGCAGGTCGAGCAGCTCGTCGCTCAGATCGTCGTCGGTGATCGTCTGACGGATCTGCGCGTGATGCGCTTGCTCGCTCCATAACTCGAATTTGTCGCCCATGCCCAGCAAGACGGCTTTCTTCTCGATGCCGACCGCGGCGCGATGGCTGCCCGGCAGGGTGATGCGGCCGTTGCCGTCGAGTTCGACGAAGGCGGCCGCGCCGACCAGCTTGAGCTGCATGTTGCGGTTGACCTTCTTGGCCTTGGGCAGCTTGTTGACCTGGTCGCGGACGCGTTCCCAGATCGACAGCGGATACAGATAGAGAGAGCCCGACTCGAACGGGTTGTAGGTGATGACCAGGCGGTTGCCGCATTCACGCGCGACGACGTCGCGGTAGGCGGTAGGTACCGCCAGCCGTCCCTTGTCATCGATCGTGATGGCGGTTTCGCCCTGGAACATTGCGCACCTTTGCGGTTCCCGTCTCTACCGGACGGGTCACCTCGTTCATTCGCCCGGTTGGACGGCTGGCCTCGAAAACCCACGAAAACCCAGGTTTTCCCTCGGATGTCCACATTAGCAGGGTGCACAGGGTTGTCAACAACTTTCCGGGGCAAATTTCATCAAGCACATCAATGGCTTGCGGCGGACTTCAGAGTCTTATTCAAGACTTATCCACTAACCTTTGTTTCGTCTCACATTTTGAGACTCAGCACGTCACAAAGTGACCCTCACGCGATGGCCGTCACAGTTGTTAAAGTCCTGTTGCGAAGCAGCAACCTGTGTCGATCAGCGCAGAAGGTCGGATTTGCCCGCACGATCGGCGGCAACTATCGGAACATGCGCAAGCGAATGGATCGCCGATGACTGCCGCGCTCCGGCACCCGGCCGACACCGTGCGGACTGGCATGCGATCGTGCCGAGCGGACCCCGATGCTCAACCGCCCTGCCCAACACCGGGTACCAAAGAGAGGGGATCCGGAAGCGCGGCCGAGCCCGAAGAACGCCCGCCCTCCCCCCCTCTCCCGCACGCGGAAGAGGGAGCCAAGCCGCCGTGGTCGTTGCGACCGCAGCAACCACACCAAGCAACCAGCCCCCAGACAAAGCCCCGATGTCGAGAGCCCCCTTTAGTAAAGGGGGCGCCCCAACGGGGCGGGGATTTGGAGATGCATAGCGGGGCCCGAAGTTTGCGCAGCAAACTTTGGGGTTCAGGGCGAAGCCTGGAAAAGCGCCCGAAGAACGCCCGCCCTCGCCCGCCCCTCTCCCGCCAGCGGGAGAGGGAGCCAAGCCAAAATTTCGAGACAACAACTCCGGCCACCCCCTCGGTACCGAGAGCCCCCTTTAGTAAAGGGGGCGCCCCGGAGGGGCGGGGATTTGGACGCACATAGCGGGGCCCGAAATTTGCAACGCAAATTTTGGGGCTTCTTGGCGTAGCCAAGAAGCGCGAAGCCGGCCGATAAGCCGGGTTCTGTCGTGGACAGTCATTCCTCTAGGCGCAACGTCACCGTTACGCTCAAGCAACCTACCCGGAGACATCGCGGGCCGCGACATAGTCTCCCTATTTGGTTTTGCTCCCGGTGGGGTTTGCCGTGCCGGTCTGTTGCCAGACTCGCGGTGCGCTCTTACCGCACCGTTTCACCCTTACCACGCACCCTTGCGGGCCGTTCGGCGGTCTACTCTCTGTTGCACTTTCCGTCGGCTTGCGCCGCCCAGGCGTTACCTGGCACCGTGCCCTGTGGAGCCCGGACTTTCCTCGGCACCGGATCTTGCGATCCGATGACGCGACTGCCTGGCCGACTCCGCGCCGGCATTGTCGCACGCGCCGGGCCGAATCGCCGGCGCGCGCCTGAATCGACGGAAACGACCTCATCCACGGCAAGGATCGGCCAAGCTCATGCAAAACGACGACCCCGCAGATCATTACCCGCTGTATCCATTGGGCATGCTGCGCCGACATGGGCTGGCCGACGCTCAGGACTTGGCCGAGCGCCTGCCCTCATGGAGCGAAAGCGAATTGCGCGAGGCCTTCTGGCCCGCCTATCGCGCGATCCGCGTAACCGAGACCGAACTGGAGCGCTGTGGCGGCATCGACGGCGGCGAACGCGTCCTGCAACTCAACGGCCAGCCGATCTTCGTCTCGGAAGACATCTGGAACTTCCAGGTGCGGGCCGGTGCCGAACTGATGGCCGCACTGGTCGCCGCGCTCGAACGTCAGCGCGCAGCGTCGCCAGACATAGCGACGCCTTAGTCGCCGCTGCCGTACAAGGCCTTGCGCGGCGCCCCGCTGAGTTCCGCCGCCACCTTCGCCGCGGTCGACGGCGGCAGATGCTCTTTGAGCTTGGCGTACAGGCGCAGACCCTCGACGACCTTGGCGTCGGCATCGTCGCCGGCGCCCTCGACCATCACCACGAACTCGCCCTTGCGCTGGTTCGGGTCGGCCTTGACCCGCGCGGCGAGTTCGCCGAGCGAGCCGTCGAGCACGGTCTCGAACAACTTGGTCAGCTCGCGCGCCAGCACCGCCCGCCGCTCGAAGCCGAACACGTTGACCATGTCGTCCAGCGTTTCCTCGATCCGATGCGAGGACTCGTAGAACAATAAGGTCTGCGGTTCGGCGGCGAGCCGGGTCAGGCGTTCGCGCCGGGCCGCACCCTTGGCCGGCAGGAAACCCTCGAAACTGAACCGATCCGAGGCCAGACCGGCGACACTGAGCGCGGCGATGGCGGCGCAGGCGCCGGGTACCGGCGAGACGCGTATGCCGGCCGCGCGCGCCGCGCGCACCAGGCGGAAGCCCGGATCGCTGACCAGCGGGGTGCCCGCATCGGACACCAAGGCCAGCGATTCGCCCGCCTGCAGACGCGCGACCAACTGCGCCGCCTGCTGTTCCTCATTGTGCTGATGCAGCGCCAATAACGGCCGTTCCAGACCGAAATGCGCCAACAATTGGCGAGTGTGGCGCGTGTCCTCGGCGCAGATCGCCGCGACCGTGCGCAAGGTGTCGAGCGCGCGCGGCGACAGATCGCCGAGGTTGCCGATCGGGGTTGCCACAATATGAAGGGTGCCGGAGGTCTGCATCGTACGGTTACGGTAAGGGCGGGTAGAATCCTAACCGGTCCCACAGGAACGCCGCTGGACGGCGGATGCAAGCCGATGAATCAAAAGAAAAACCGGCCCGCGATGACATGGATGTTCAGCCTTCTGGCCGCAACCGCCCTGCTCGGCGGCTGCGCCACGGTCGAAACCCGCCCGGTCGCCGCGATCAACGCGGCCAACCCGCTGATCGCCCAGGCGGCCCACCTCGCCCGCAACAACGCCAGCCTCAGCGGCGCGGCGCGGACCGAGAACGAACAACAGATCGAACGCTTGCTGTCGCAGCTCGACAACGCCGCCCTGGCGCGCGAAGCCGATGCCGTGCCGGTCGGCGATCCGCTCTACAACTACCTCGGCCGCCAGCTGATGCAGCGCGGCCTGCCCTTGCCGCGGCCGTTCGACCAGACCTCGAACTGGAGCTTCAGCGGCGCCGGCCAGCGTCCGCCGGCCGAAAGCGATGGTTACCGACCGCCGGTCAAGCTCGCGGTACTGCTGCCGCTGACCGGCGCGCTCGCGACCGCTTCGGCGCCGGTGCGCGACGGTCTGCTCGCCGGCTATTACGGCGAAAGCCGTCGTCGCCCCGAAATCGTCTTCTACGACACCTCCGGTACCGCCGGCGGCACCCTGGCCGCGTACGACAAGGCCGCCGCCGCGGGCAACGATTTCGTGATCGGCCCGCTCGGCCGCGACGAAGTCAGCGCCCTGTTCGGCAAGACCGCCCTGCCGGTGCCGGTGCTCGCGCTCAATCGCGGCAACGTCGCCCCGCCCAGCGGCAACGTCAGCTTCTCGCTGACGCCCGAGGACGAAGGCATCGCCGCGGCCGACTACCTGCTCGAGCGCAAGGTCGTGCGCGTGCTCGCCATCGGCGGCGCCGACGAAGGCCAGCGCCGTGCGATCGCCGCCCTCAAGGAGCGCCTGGCCGCACGCGGCGCCCAGGTCACCGACACCGTCGGCGAAGGCACCGCCGACCTGGCGCCGTTCGTGGCCAAGGAAGGCGGCGTCGACGCCGTGTTCCTGGCGACCAAGGGCAGCGCCGCACGCACCCTGATTCCGAAGCTCGCCCTGGTCGGCCTGGCCGACAAGCCGCGCGTGGCGACCTCGCAACTGCTGTCGGGCACCGGCAAGCCGGAGCAGGACCGCGTTCTCGACGGCATCGCCTTCCCGTCCGAATCCTGGACCANNNNNCACACACTTAATTAATTAAGTGTGTGNNNNNCGGCGCCGTCGCGACCGCTTCCGTCGACGCAGCGCGCGCCGCCGGCACAGACACCTCTCGAGCAACGACCGCCGGCTCCTCGACCTTGTCGGAAGCCAGCGCCATCACCGAGTGGCCCATCGCCTGCAGCCATTCGCGCTGCTCGGCGCTCCACAGCGCGCTCATGGCGGGCCGGCCTCAGCCGGCGGCATGCGGCGCAGGCGGCGATAGGCCGCGTAGACCGGGCCGGACAGCGCGTACGGGGCGAAGATCGCCAGCAGCACGCGCGGCGGGTCGATCGCGATCGCGATCACCACCACCACCACGACCAGGATCGCCAGGAACGGCACCCGGTCGTTGCGCGGGCCGCTGCCCTTGAAGCTGAAATAGCGCATGCGGCTGACCATCAGCAGGCCGGCCACCACGGTCAGAGTCAGCGCGGCATAGCGCAATTGCTCGCCGACCAGGTCGAAGCTGTGGCAGGTCCAGACGAAGCTCGCCACCAGTCCGGCCGCGGCCGGGCTGGCCAGGCCGATGAACCAGCGCTTGTCGACCTGGCCGACCTGGGAATTGAAGCGGGCCAGGCGCAGCGCGGCGCAGGCGGCATACAGGAAGGCGCCGATCCAGCCGATCTTGCCGGGGATCACGCCGTCGAGCTTGGTCGACTCCAGGGCCCAGTGGTACATGACCAGGGCCGGCGCCAGGCCGAAGCTGATCAGGTCGGCCAGCGAGTCGTACTGGACCCCGAATTCGCTCTGGGTGTTGGTCAGGCGCGCGACCCGGCCGTCGACGCCGTCGAGGATGGCGGCGATGAAGATCGCCATGCAGGCCTCGTCGAAGCGCCCCTGGGTGGCGGCGATGATCGCGTAGAAGCCGGCGAACAGGCCGCCGGTGGTGAACAGGTTGGGCAGCAGGTAAATGCCGCGTCCGCGCGGGCGGGGCGTGTGATGGGGTTCCATAACTGGGAAGTGTAGCGCTTGCCTGTGCCTCGGCAGGATGCTGCAATCGTCGCTTCCCCCGCTCGACCGGCTTTACGCCGTCCGTTCCGTTTGCCTGCCTCGGAGCTTCGCTATGCCCTGCCCGTCCCGCCACTCGCTATTTCGCGCCTTTCCGGCGCTCGCCGCCAGCGCCGTCCTGATCGCCCTGCTGGCCGCGCCGGCGGCTGCCACCGAGCTGTACCAGTGGAAGGACGCCAACGGCGTCACCCACTACTCCGATTCGCCGCCGCCGAACCAGGGCGGGGTCAAGAACCGCGTGATCAAGAACAAATCCGGCACCGCCACCTCGGCCCAGTCGGCCACCCAGGACAGCCCGGCCGAGAACGCCCAGTGCACGACCGCGCGCGGCAACCTCAAGCAGTTACAGAGCTCGGCCTCGGTCGGCGTCGACGCCAACAAGGACGGCAAGCCCGACAACATCCTCGACGCGCAGCAGCGCGCGGCCCAGGTCCAGCTCGCCGAATCGGCCGTCAAGGCCTATTGCATGCAGCCGGCGGCTCCCGCCGTGGCACCGGCAGCGACGCGTCCGTCGACCGCCAAGCAGGGCGACGCCTGATCCAGGCCTGATGCCCCCGGCGGCCGACCAGGCCGCCTCTCCCGCCCCGGACCGGCCCCCGCCGCTCCGGGGACCGGCCCGACCCACCCCGGCGGACGGAGCCACCGCCTCGGCATGGCAAACTGTTCGCTTTCCATGTACGCGAACCCCAGCCGATGCGTCTGTCGCAATTCCATCTCCACACCAGCAAGGAAACGCCCGCCGAAGCCGAAATCGTCAGCCACAAGCTGATGCTCAAGGCCGGCATGATCCGCAAGCTCGCCGCCGGCCTGTACACCTGGTCGCCGCTGGGCCTGCGCGTGCTGCGCAAGGTCGAGCGCGCGGTGCGCGAGGAGATGAACGCCGCCGGCGCGATCGAAGTGCTGATGCCGTCGGTACAGCCGAAGGAACTGTGGGAAGAGACCGGGCGCTGGGAGAAATTCGGCGGTCAGCTGCTGAAGATCCAGGACCGCAAGGAAGCCTGGTACTGCTACGGCCCGACCCACGAGGAAGTCATCACCGATTTCGCCCGCAACGAGCTGGCCAGCTACAAGCAGTTGCCGGTCAACTTCTTCCAGATCCAGACCAAGTTCCGCGACGAGATCCGCCCGCGTTTCGGGGTGATGCGCGCACGCGAGTTCCTGATGAAGGACGCCTACTCCTTCCATCTGAGCGACCAGGACCTGGATCGCGAATACCGCAACATGTACGACACCTACAGCCGCATCTTCACCCGCCTGGGCCTGAAGTTCCGCGCCGTATTCGCCGACACCGGCGCGATCGGCGGCAGTGCCTCGCACGAGTTCCACGTGCTGGCCGACTCGGGCGAGGACGCGATCGCCTTCTCGGACGGTTCGGACTACGCCGCCAACGTCGAACTCGCCGAGGCGGTGGCGCCGCACGCGCGCGGCGCGGCCGCCGAAGCGCTGCGCAAGATCGACACGCCGACCCAGAAGACCTGCGAAGACGTCGCCGTGCTGATGGGCATCGCCCTGGCGCGCACGGTCAAGTCGGTCGCGATCGTCGGCGCCGACGGCGAAGGCAAGCCGCAGTTCGTCCTGGCGCTGGTGCGCGGCGACCATGTGGTCAACGAGATCAAGCTGTCCAAGCTCGCCGGCCTGGCCGAATACCGCCTCGCCACCGAAGCCGAGATCCTCGAACACCTCGGCGCGCAGCCGGGCTTCCTGGGCCCGCTCAAGCCGGTAAAGACCATCCGCGTGATCGCCGACCGCAGCGTCGCGGCGATGCACGACTTCGTGGTCGGCGCCAA is a window of Lysobacter antibioticus DNA encoding:
- a CDS encoding DUF4124 domain-containing protein, which codes for MPCPSRHSLFRAFPALAASAVLIALLAAPAAATELYQWKDANGVTHYSDSPPPNQGGVKNRVIKNKSGTATSAQSATQDSPAENAQCTTARGNLKQLQSSASVGVDANKDGKPDNILDAQQRAAQVQLAESAVKAYCMQPAAPAVAPAATRPSTAKQGDA
- the rsmH gene encoding 16S rRNA (cytosine(1402)-N(4))-methyltransferase RsmH codes for the protein MERTHARSGHLPVMYRQALDGLRVLGDGAYLDGTFGRGGHARGVLELLQARGRLLVMDKDPEAIAVAEREFGGDPRVSIYRGSFADLAHWDETAAGLDGVLLDLGVSSPQLDVAERGFSFGKDGPLDMRMDPDSGQSAAQWLATASEKEIADVLWTYGEERQSRKIARTIVARRSEQPLLRTAQLADLIASVMPRGDNKIHPATRSFQAIRIFINRELADLEAGLDAALARLKPGGRLAVISFHSLEDRIVKQFIARHSKAPPANRRMPIELAFTPTLLAIGGAQKAFDEETASNPRARSAVLRVAEKLGDGAQGGAA
- a CDS encoding penicillin-binding protein activator, which produces MQRGLPLPRPFDQTSNWSFSGAGQRPPAESDGYRPPVKLAVLLPLTGALATASAPVRDGLLAGYYGESRRRPEIVFYDTSGTAGGTLAAYDKAAAAGNDFVIGPLGRDEVSALFGKTALPVPVLALNRGNVAPPSGNVSFSLTPEDEGIAAADYLLERKVVRVLAIGGADEGQRRAIAALKERLAARGAQVTDTVGEGTADLAPFVAKEGGVDAVFLATKGSAARTLIPKLALVGLADKPRVATSQLLSGTGKPEQDRVLDGIAFPSESWTXXHTLN
- a CDS encoding proline--tRNA ligase gives rise to the protein MRLSQFHLHTSKETPAEAEIVSHKLMLKAGMIRKLAAGLYTWSPLGLRVLRKVERAVREEMNAAGAIEVLMPSVQPKELWEETGRWEKFGGQLLKIQDRKEAWYCYGPTHEEVITDFARNELASYKQLPVNFFQIQTKFRDEIRPRFGVMRAREFLMKDAYSFHLSDQDLDREYRNMYDTYSRIFTRLGLKFRAVFADTGAIGGSASHEFHVLADSGEDAIAFSDGSDYAANVELAEAVAPHARGAAAEALRKIDTPTQKTCEDVAVLMGIALARTVKSVAIVGADGEGKPQFVLALVRGDHVVNEIKLSKLAGLAEYRLATEAEILEHLGAQPGFLGPLKPVKTIRVIADRSVAAMHDFVVGANENGYHLAGVNWGRDLAEPDEVADIRNAVAGDPSPDGQGTLGIARGIEVGHVFQLGRKYAEAMKLTVLDETGKAATPAMGCYGIGVSRIVAAAIEQNHDDAGIAWPEAMAPWQAVVCMINPKNDAAVTEAAQALYRELLAAGVDAALDDRGLRPGAMFADMELIGVPHRVVVSERGLAAGSFEYRHRRASEAENLDRAAVLARIAG
- the mraZ gene encoding division/cell wall cluster transcriptional repressor MraZ, which gives rise to MFQGETAITIDDKGRLAVPTAYRDVVARECGNRLVITYNPFESGSLYLYPLSIWERVRDQVNKLPKAKKVNRNMQLKLVGAAAFVELDGNGRITLPGSHRAAVGIEKKAVLLGMGDKFELWSEQAHHAQIRQTITDDDLSDELLDLQL
- the pssA gene encoding CDP-diacylglycerol--serine O-phosphatidyltransferase; translation: MEPHHTPRPRGRGIYLLPNLFTTGGLFAGFYAIIAATQGRFDEACMAIFIAAILDGVDGRVARLTNTQSEFGVQYDSLADLISFGLAPALVMYHWALESTKLDGVIPGKIGWIGAFLYAACAALRLARFNSQVGQVDKRWFIGLASPAAAGLVASFVWTCHSFDLVGEQLRYAALTLTVVAGLLMVSRMRYFSFKGSGPRNDRVPFLAILVVVVVVIAIAIDPPRVLLAIFAPYALSGPVYAAYRRLRRMPPAEAGPP
- the rsmI gene encoding 16S rRNA (cytidine(1402)-2'-O)-methyltransferase, which produces MQTSGTLHIVATPIGNLGDLSPRALDTLRTVAAICAEDTRHTRQLLAHFGLERPLLALHQHNEEQQAAQLVARLQAGESLALVSDAGTPLVSDPGFRLVRAARAAGIRVSPVPGACAAIAALSVAGLASDRFSFEGFLPAKGAARRERLTRLAAEPQTLLFYESSHRIEETLDDMVNVFGFERRAVLARELTKLFETVLDGSLGELAARVKADPNQRKGEFVVMVEGAGDDADAKVVEGLRLYAKLKEHLPPSTAAKVAAELSGAPRKALYGSGD